In Jaculus jaculus isolate mJacJac1 chromosome 4, mJacJac1.mat.Y.cur, whole genome shotgun sequence, a single genomic region encodes these proteins:
- the Fzd5 gene encoding frizzled-5 — protein MARPDPSAPPSLLLLLLAQLSGRAVAASKAPVCQEITVPMCRGVGYNLTHMPNQFNHDTQDEAGLEVHQFWPLVEIHCSPDLRFFLCSVYTPICLPDYHKPLPPCRSVCERAKAGCSPLMRQYGFAWPERMSCDRLPVQGRDAEVLCMDYNRSETTTVPPKAFPAKPTLPGAPGLPFSGGECPSGGTSVCRCREPFVPILKESHPLYNKVRTGQVPNCAVPCYQPSFSPDERTFATFWIGLWSVLCFISTSTTVATFLIDMERFRYPERPIIFLSACYLCVSLGFLVRLVVGHASVACSREHNHIHYETTGPALCTVVFLLVYFFGMASSIWWVILSLTWFLAAGMKWGNEAIAGYAQYFHLAAWLIPSVKSITALALSSVDGDPVAGICYVGNQNLNSLRGFVLGPLVLYLLVGTLFLLAGFVSLFRIRSVIKQGGTKTDKLEKLMIRIGIFTLLYTVPASIVVACYLYEQHYRESWETALTCTCPGSDAGQPRAKPEYWVLMLKYFMCLVVGITSGVWIWSGKTLESWRRFTSRCCCRPRRGHKSGGAMATRDYAEASAALTGRTVPPGPAVVAYHKQVSLSHV, from the coding sequence aTGGCTCGTCCCGACCCGTCCGCGCCGCCctcgctgctgctgcttctgctggcgCAGCTGTCGGGCCGTGCGGTGGCCGCCTCCAAGGCTCCGGTGTGCCAGGAAATCACGGTGCCCATGTGCCGCGGCGTCGGCTACAACCTGACGCACATGCCCAACCAGTTCAACCACGACACGCAGGACGAGGCGGGCCTGGAGGTGCACCAGTTCTGGCCGCTGGTGGAGATCCACTGCTCACCGGACCTGCGCTTCTTCCTGTGCTCCGTGTACACGCCCATCTGCCTGCCGGACTATCACAAGCCCCTGCCTCCGTGCCGCTCGGTGTGTGAACGCGCCAAGGCCGGCTGCTCGCCGCTCATGCGCCAGTACGGCTTCGCCTGGCCCGAGCGCATGAGCTGTGACCGGCTCCCGGTGCAGGGCCGCGACGCCGAGGTCTTGTGCATGGATTACAACCGCAGCGAGACCACCACCGTGCCCCCCAAGGCCTTCCCCGCCAAGCCCACCCTTCCCGGCGCACCAGGGTTGCCGTTTTCCGGGGGCGAATGCCCTTCGGGAGGCACATCTGTATGCAGGTGTCGCGAGCCCTTCGTGCCCATCCTGAAGGAGTCGCACCCACTCTACAACAAGGTGCGGACGGGCCAGGTGCCCAACTGTGCAGTGCCCTGCTACCAACCGTCCTTCAGCCCAGATGAGCGCACGTTCGCCACCTTCTGGATCGGCCTCTGGTCGGTGCTGTGCTTCATCTCCACCTCCACCACGGTGGCCACCTTCCTCATCGACATGGAGCGCTTCCGCTACCCTGAGCGCCCCATCATCTTCCTGTCCGCCTGCTACCTGTGTGTGTCGCTGGGGTTCCTGGTGCGCCTGGTCGTGGGCCATGCCAGCGTCGCCTGCAGCCGAGAGCACAACCACATCCACTACGAGACGACGGGCCCCGCGCTTTGCACCGTCGTCTTCCTGCTAGTCTACTTCTTTGGCATGGCCAGCTCCATCTGGTGGGTCATACTGTCGCTCACCTGGTTCCTGGCGGCCGGCATGAAGTGGGGCAATGAGGCCATCGCTGGCTACGCTCAGTACTTCCACCTGGCCGCGTGGCTTATCCCCAGCGTCAAGTCCATTACCGCGCTGGCCCTGAGCTCCGTGGACGGCGACCCAGTGGCCGGCATCTGCTATGTGGGCAACCAGAATCTGAACTCCCTTCGCGGCTTCGTCCTGGGCCCACTGGTGCTCTACCTGCTGGTGGGCACGCTCTTCCTCCTGGCGGGCTTCGTGTCGCTCTTCCGCATCCGAAGTGTCATCAAGCAGGGTGGCACCAAGACGGACAAGCTGGAGAAACTCATGATCCGCATCGGCATCTTCACGCTGCTCTACACGGTGCCCGCCAGCATCGTGGTGGCCTGCTACCTGTATGAGCAGCACTACCGGGAGAGCTGGGAAACAGCCCTCACGTGCACGTGCCCGGGCTCTGATGCGGGCCAGCCACGTGCCAAGCCCGAGTACTGGGTACTCATGCTCAAGTATTTCATGTGCCTGGTAGTGGGCATCACGTCGGGCGTGTGGATCTGGTCAGGCAAGACCCTGGAGTCTTGGCGACGCTTCAccagccgctgctgctgccgcccgCGGCGGGGCCACAAGAGCGGTGGCGCAATGGCCACTAGGGACTACGCGGAGGCCAGCGCCGCTCTCACGGGCAGGACCGTGCCGCCCGGCCCCGCCGTCGTAGCCTACCACAAGCAGGTGTCCCTGTCGCACGTATAG